A region of Paractinoplanes abujensis DNA encodes the following proteins:
- the cysC gene encoding adenylyl-sulfate kinase, whose translation MNGSVLPEDVLRDAPSYTPQPHELADLELLLSGAYAPLTGFLGRADLTALRRRGRLADGTPWPVAVTVEIPAELAERLAVDDPLRRKIILTDPEGAPVAALDVNDLWSTSERRFAAGGVVRRMGDGGHGPFQRLKRTPEEVRALLPPGRVLGVIADRPLHRPQLAQIAHAARTLGAHLLIMIPVSGAGPDGLPPEALVRAVFAARDRMPPATIVAVPLLTRGDEMRDALLRARVLGSYGVTHVLSTGEMLSGAGLRVLVPRELAYDNRDGQWRWRDDIPLRNRRLAMTPAEIDDLLDRGFPLPEWHTPPAVAKELVRARPPRRHRGLVVFFTGFSGSGKSTIARGLADSLRESGERTITLLDGDVVRRELSAGLGFSKADRDANVRRIGWVAAEVGRHRGMAVACPIAPYENARAAVRAMAVEAGAGFVLVHVNTPLEVCEQRDRKGLYARARAGQLRGMTGIDDPYEEPADAELSIDTTTITVPEAIELVVAYLVDNGWVEPKLQ comes from the coding sequence GTGAATGGTTCGGTGCTGCCCGAGGACGTGCTGCGCGACGCCCCGTCGTACACACCGCAGCCGCACGAGCTCGCGGATCTGGAACTCCTGCTGTCCGGCGCGTACGCGCCGCTCACCGGGTTTCTGGGCCGCGCCGACCTGACCGCCCTGCGCCGCCGGGGCCGGCTCGCGGACGGCACGCCGTGGCCGGTGGCGGTCACTGTGGAGATCCCGGCCGAGCTGGCCGAGCGGCTCGCGGTCGACGATCCGCTGCGCCGCAAGATCATCCTCACCGACCCCGAGGGCGCGCCGGTCGCCGCGCTCGACGTGAACGACCTGTGGTCCACGAGCGAGCGTCGCTTCGCCGCCGGCGGCGTCGTCCGGCGGATGGGCGACGGCGGGCACGGCCCGTTCCAGCGGCTCAAGCGCACCCCCGAGGAGGTGCGGGCCCTGCTGCCACCGGGCCGGGTGCTGGGCGTGATCGCCGACCGCCCGCTGCACCGCCCGCAGCTGGCCCAGATCGCGCACGCCGCCCGCACCCTGGGCGCCCACCTGCTGATCATGATCCCGGTGAGCGGCGCCGGCCCCGACGGCCTGCCGCCCGAGGCGCTGGTCCGCGCGGTCTTCGCCGCCCGCGACCGGATGCCCCCGGCCACCATCGTCGCCGTGCCGCTGCTGACCCGGGGCGACGAGATGCGCGACGCCCTGCTGCGGGCGCGCGTCCTGGGGTCGTACGGGGTGACCCACGTGCTCTCGACGGGCGAGATGCTCTCCGGGGCCGGCCTGCGGGTGCTCGTCCCGCGCGAGCTGGCCTACGACAACCGCGACGGCCAGTGGCGCTGGCGCGACGACATCCCGCTGCGCAACCGGCGCCTCGCGATGACCCCGGCTGAGATCGACGACCTGCTCGACCGCGGCTTCCCGCTGCCCGAGTGGCACACTCCCCCGGCCGTGGCCAAGGAGCTGGTGCGGGCCCGCCCGCCGCGCCGCCACCGGGGCCTGGTCGTCTTCTTCACCGGCTTCTCCGGCTCAGGCAAGTCGACCATCGCGCGCGGCCTGGCCGACTCGCTGCGCGAGAGCGGCGAGCGCACGATCACGCTGCTCGACGGTGACGTGGTGCGCCGCGAGCTCTCGGCCGGGCTGGGCTTCAGCAAGGCCGACCGCGACGCCAACGTGCGCCGGATCGGCTGGGTGGCGGCCGAGGTCGGCCGGCATCGGGGCATGGCGGTCGCGTGCCCCATCGCGCCGTACGAGAACGCCCGGGCCGCCGTCCGCGCGATGGCCGTCGAGGCGGGCGCCGGCTTCGTGCTGGTCCACGTCAACACCCCGCTCGAGGTGTGCGAGCAACGCGACCGCAAGGGCCTGTACGCGCGGGCCCGGGCCGGGCAGCTGCGCGGCATGACCGGCATCGACGACCCGTACGAGGAGCCGGCCGACGCCGAACTGAGCATCGACACGACAACCATCACCGTGCCCGAGGCGATCGAGCTCGTGGTGGCATATCTCGTGGACAACGGCTGGGTGGAGCCGAAATTGCAATAA
- a CDS encoding Wzz/FepE/Etk N-terminal domain-containing protein, producing MFRRHWWIALIATGAGLGAGAALTSAMPKVYQSSTAVLVQAVDQDTNAQGGRTKGMVNLDTEAQLVGSGAVAAKAAALLRSPLTPIELARDVSVEVPANTTVLMVTFQAGTPADAQAGSHAFAEAYLRNREETAQSSLNQQIKTLSAKIKQLTTTLAGINARLSRAAKGSSDESNLLSLRSNSQNQLNGMTGKLNELTTTTIGAGSIISDARLPDTPTSPNAMVNLATGGMIGLLLGLGLAFVRERFDRRLRSAADVRDRGRMHVLAALDERTTPHFDDVLQPYGAGGRVFNRLRNEVLATMPAGQQVIVVTGASRGSASTLVAANLAAALARTGSEVVLIGAHLPDSVVDAAPIARMLGVSAVPGLSDLLAGRVGLARALQRTPRIPSLRVITTGGAATAAGLMQSQRLKDTLETLRGQGGYIVIEAPSTASSADAQSLASLADAAILAVELRRARRPALLDAAEQLQRVGTPLLGAVVLPRLTNLRTAEPVGPAVTLTPPAPSAGPRPDETAVLDRDLMPPQRFPTNTMSAAEKAAQQVRPRVADSAEEITAVIDMSGLDVKAQDGDKQ from the coding sequence GTGTTCCGCCGCCACTGGTGGATCGCGCTGATCGCGACAGGAGCCGGTCTGGGCGCGGGCGCGGCCCTGACCTCGGCCATGCCGAAGGTCTACCAGTCCTCCACCGCCGTGCTGGTGCAGGCCGTCGATCAGGACACCAATGCCCAGGGTGGCCGGACCAAGGGCATGGTCAACCTCGACACCGAGGCCCAGCTGGTCGGCTCGGGCGCGGTCGCGGCCAAGGCGGCGGCCCTGCTGCGCAGCCCCCTGACGCCGATCGAGCTGGCCCGCGACGTCTCGGTCGAGGTCCCCGCGAACACGACGGTCCTCATGGTCACGTTCCAGGCCGGCACCCCGGCGGACGCCCAGGCCGGGTCGCACGCCTTCGCCGAGGCCTATCTGCGCAACCGCGAGGAGACCGCGCAGAGCAGCCTCAACCAGCAGATCAAGACGTTGAGCGCGAAGATCAAGCAGCTCACCACCACGCTGGCCGGGATCAACGCCCGGCTGTCACGGGCGGCCAAGGGCAGCTCGGACGAGAGCAACCTGCTGAGCCTGCGGTCGAACTCGCAGAACCAGCTCAACGGCATGACCGGCAAGCTGAACGAGCTCACCACGACCACTATCGGCGCCGGCAGCATCATCAGCGACGCCCGGCTGCCCGACACCCCTACCAGCCCCAACGCGATGGTCAACCTGGCCACCGGGGGCATGATCGGCCTGCTGCTCGGGCTGGGCCTGGCCTTCGTCCGGGAACGCTTCGACCGCCGCCTGCGCTCGGCCGCCGACGTGCGCGACCGGGGGCGCATGCATGTGCTGGCCGCCCTGGACGAGCGCACCACCCCGCACTTCGACGACGTGCTGCAGCCCTACGGGGCCGGCGGCCGGGTCTTCAACCGCCTGCGCAACGAGGTGCTGGCCACCATGCCGGCCGGTCAGCAGGTCATCGTGGTCACCGGGGCCAGCCGCGGTTCGGCCAGCACGCTGGTCGCCGCCAACCTGGCCGCGGCCCTCGCCCGTACGGGCAGTGAAGTGGTCCTGATCGGCGCTCACCTGCCGGACAGCGTCGTGGACGCCGCCCCGATCGCCCGGATGCTCGGTGTCTCGGCCGTCCCGGGCCTGTCCGACCTGCTGGCGGGCCGGGTCGGCCTGGCCCGCGCGCTGCAGCGCACCCCGCGCATCCCGTCGCTGCGGGTCATCACCACCGGCGGCGCGGCCACCGCGGCCGGGCTCATGCAGTCGCAGCGGCTCAAGGACACCCTGGAGACGCTGCGCGGCCAGGGCGGCTACATCGTGATCGAGGCGCCCTCGACCGCCAGCAGCGCCGACGCGCAGAGCCTGGCCAGCCTGGCCGACGCGGCCATCCTGGCCGTCGAGCTGCGCCGGGCCCGCCGCCCCGCCCTGCTCGACGCGGCCGAGCAGTTGCAGCGGGTCGGCACGCCCCTGCTGGGGGCCGTCGTGCTGCCGCGCCTGACCAACCTGCGCACCGCGGAGCCGGTCGGCCCGGCCGTCACGCTCACGCCGCCGGCCCCGTCGGCGGGCCCGCGCCCGGACGAGACCGCCGTGCTCGACCGTGACCTGATGCCGCCCCAGCGGTTCCCGACCAACACGATGTCGGCCGCCGAGAAGGCCGCGCAGCAGGTGCGTCCGCGGGTCGCGGACAGCGCGGAGGAGATCACCGCGGTGATCGACATGTCCGGCCTGGACGTCAAGGCGCAGGACGGCGACAAGCAGTGA
- a CDS encoding O-antigen ligase family protein encodes MTQVSAAAVPSTGGPAPDVRKMALPAWPVASILAFYPVWWALGLGVLIFALMAVPMLFLLIRRRTAGRPLRLPPGFVWWVVFLVAVVVSIGALGADPAGTVAGHATGRLLPAGYKFLMYGALTVLLVYAGNLTEAELPRRRLVRLLGWLFVVTVLGGLLGMVAGNFEFTSPVEWLLPSGVRNKGFVQSLVHPYAAQIMDIVGDSQPRPAAPWGYTNTWGNNFCLLAGWLVVAAGQARSGKAKFWAVVCLVVSVVPAVVSLNRGLWIGVGVLVLYVAVRYVLAGRLWIIGAVTVAGALLGVALLATPLGDVVGARLDNGKSNGVRSFLIDRALDGFRESPVIGYGGTRNTLGGRNSITVGESAGCERCGNFTVGGNGQLWQLLYSHGAVGTAGYLGFFAYGLWRFRRDRSAIGVAASAAIVTSFSAMLWYNSLVTPLAFMVLAFALLWRNSIEGETT; translated from the coding sequence GTGACCCAGGTGTCTGCGGCCGCGGTGCCCAGCACCGGCGGCCCGGCCCCGGACGTCCGCAAGATGGCGCTGCCGGCCTGGCCGGTGGCGAGCATCCTGGCGTTCTATCCGGTCTGGTGGGCGCTCGGCCTGGGCGTGCTGATCTTCGCGCTGATGGCCGTGCCGATGCTGTTCCTGCTGATCCGCCGGCGTACGGCCGGGCGCCCGCTGCGGCTGCCGCCGGGCTTCGTGTGGTGGGTCGTCTTCCTGGTCGCCGTGGTGGTCAGCATCGGCGCACTCGGGGCCGACCCGGCGGGCACGGTGGCCGGGCACGCGACGGGCCGCCTGCTGCCGGCGGGTTACAAGTTCCTCATGTACGGCGCGCTGACCGTCCTGCTGGTCTACGCGGGCAACCTGACCGAGGCCGAACTGCCCCGCCGGCGACTGGTCCGGCTGCTGGGCTGGCTGTTCGTGGTGACCGTGCTGGGCGGCCTGCTCGGCATGGTGGCGGGCAATTTCGAGTTCACCTCACCGGTCGAGTGGCTGCTGCCGTCGGGGGTGCGCAACAAGGGCTTCGTGCAGTCGCTCGTGCATCCGTACGCGGCCCAGATCATGGACATCGTCGGCGACAGCCAGCCGCGCCCGGCCGCCCCCTGGGGCTACACGAACACCTGGGGCAACAACTTCTGCCTGCTGGCGGGCTGGCTCGTCGTCGCCGCGGGCCAGGCCAGGAGCGGCAAGGCGAAGTTCTGGGCGGTCGTGTGCCTGGTCGTCTCGGTCGTGCCCGCCGTCGTGTCGCTCAACCGCGGCCTCTGGATCGGCGTCGGCGTACTCGTCCTCTACGTGGCGGTCCGCTACGTCCTGGCCGGCCGGCTCTGGATCATCGGGGCGGTCACGGTGGCGGGCGCTCTGCTCGGGGTCGCCCTGCTCGCCACGCCGCTCGGTGACGTGGTCGGCGCCCGGCTCGACAACGGCAAGTCCAACGGTGTGCGCTCGTTCCTGATCGACCGGGCCCTCGACGGCTTCCGGGAGTCGCCGGTGATCGGCTACGGCGGCACCCGCAACACGCTCGGTGGCCGCAACTCGATCACGGTCGGGGAGAGTGCCGGCTGCGAGCGCTGCGGCAACTTCACCGTCGGCGGCAACGGGCAGCTGTGGCAGTTGCTCTACTCGCACGGCGCGGTCGGCACGGCCGGCTATCTCGGCTTCTTCGCGTACGGGCTGTGGCGGTTCCGGCGTGATCGCAGTGCCATCGGGGTGGCCGCCTCCGCGGCGATCGTCACGTCTTTCTCCGCGATGCTCTGGTACAACTCGCTGGTCACCCCCTTGGCCTTCATGGTTCTGGCCTTCGCGCTGCTCTGGCGCAATTCGATCGAGGGGGAAACGACATGA
- a CDS encoding sulfotransferase domain-containing protein yields MDVRKLPAPMKRVVHLGSRSYGRLTAPGRMTPTFLICGGQRCGTTSLYRALAGHPVVLKAVLHKGVHYFDTSYDRGMAWYKGHFPLVRSGEKVGERYGVQPQTFESSPYYMYHPQAAARIARDLPHARLLVLVRDPVERAYSQHHHEVARGFETERDFGAAIALEPARLHKQEERLAEDPKFYSFSHQHHAYRARGEYARYLSVMAQHVGRERIHVMESERFFSDPEDVYDEVCEFLGLPSYLERPPFERHNARPRESDMDPALRRELSDYYLPHDEALARWLGRKPVWRS; encoded by the coding sequence ATGGACGTACGCAAATTGCCGGCGCCGATGAAGCGCGTCGTGCACCTGGGCTCCCGCTCGTACGGCAGGCTGACCGCGCCGGGCCGGATGACCCCCACCTTCCTGATCTGCGGCGGGCAGCGCTGCGGCACGACGTCGCTGTATCGCGCGCTGGCCGGGCATCCCGTGGTGCTCAAGGCCGTGCTGCACAAGGGGGTGCACTACTTCGACACCTCGTACGACCGCGGGATGGCCTGGTACAAGGGGCACTTCCCGCTCGTGCGCAGCGGCGAGAAGGTCGGTGAGCGCTACGGCGTGCAGCCGCAGACGTTCGAGTCGAGCCCGTATTACATGTACCACCCGCAGGCGGCCGCCCGGATCGCCCGCGACCTGCCGCACGCCCGGCTGCTCGTGCTCGTCCGCGACCCGGTCGAACGCGCCTACTCGCAGCACCACCACGAGGTCGCCCGCGGCTTCGAGACCGAGCGCGACTTCGGGGCCGCGATCGCCCTCGAACCGGCCCGCCTGCACAAGCAGGAGGAGCGGCTGGCCGAGGACCCGAAGTTCTACAGCTTCAGCCACCAGCACCACGCCTACCGGGCCCGCGGCGAGTACGCCCGCTACCTGAGCGTGATGGCGCAGCACGTGGGCCGTGAACGCATCCACGTGATGGAGAGCGAGCGGTTCTTCAGCGACCCCGAGGACGTCTACGACGAGGTGTGCGAGTTCCTCGGCCTGCCCAGCTATCTGGAACGGCCGCCGTTCGAGCGGCACAACGCCCGGCCCCGCGAGAGCGACATGGACCCGGCCCTGCGCCGCGAACTGAGCGACTACTACCTGCCGCACGACGAGGCCCTGGCCCGCTGGCTGGGACGCAAGCCGGTATGGCGGTCCTAG
- a CDS encoding MATE family efflux transporter: protein MAVLDRPAAGARGAARGGLANMAGSALAGGTGVVVTWVVARSLGAEQAGAFFAATAAFVLAGGLAKLGTPTGLVYWPARLRATGRAHLLGACLRTGLTPVMVLSVALAVALWLTAPAIARMTAGEAGHVVAAHTAGLRVLAVFLPLQAMTDALLTATRGYRAMRPTVMLDRVVRSGLQLVLVGIAGVTSLWTAASLPAFALAWAAPYLPVTILSAYALRRLYRKTEPTGVPARRAERRALRREFWRFTGPRAIASVAQLALQRIDVLLVAVLGGLVPAAVYAVAGRFVVLIQFANQGISQSVQPRLAEALAVDDRRTANDLYRTATGWLVLVTWPVNLLVIFFAPVWLRLFGDRYAAEGVPVVAVLAAAMLVATGCGMVDMVLAMAGRTSWNLVNVLVALAVTVALDVLLIPRFGALGAAIGLACAMVVNNLLPLIQVGRSAGLHPFGRGTRAAALLSVVCFGALPWALVAVTGRALAMVIAVPAFLAGTWLLRVPLALDAFRPNRSNS, encoded by the coding sequence ATGGCGGTCCTAGACAGGCCCGCCGCCGGTGCTCGCGGCGCGGCCCGGGGCGGGCTGGCCAACATGGCCGGTTCGGCGCTGGCCGGCGGCACCGGGGTGGTGGTCACCTGGGTGGTGGCCCGCTCGCTGGGGGCCGAGCAGGCCGGCGCGTTCTTCGCCGCCACCGCGGCCTTCGTGCTGGCCGGCGGGCTGGCCAAGCTGGGCACCCCGACCGGGCTGGTCTACTGGCCGGCCCGGCTGCGCGCCACCGGCCGGGCCCACCTGCTGGGCGCCTGCCTGCGTACGGGCCTGACGCCGGTGATGGTGCTGTCGGTCGCGCTCGCGGTCGCGCTGTGGCTGACCGCGCCGGCGATCGCCCGGATGACCGCGGGCGAGGCCGGGCACGTGGTCGCCGCGCACACCGCGGGCCTGCGGGTGCTGGCGGTCTTCCTGCCGTTGCAGGCGATGACCGACGCGCTGCTCACCGCCACCCGGGGCTATCGCGCGATGCGGCCCACGGTGATGCTCGACCGGGTGGTGCGCAGCGGGCTGCAGCTCGTGCTGGTCGGGATCGCGGGCGTCACATCACTGTGGACAGCCGCCTCGCTGCCCGCGTTCGCGCTGGCCTGGGCCGCACCCTATCTGCCGGTGACGATCCTTTCCGCGTACGCCCTCCGGCGGCTCTACCGCAAGACGGAGCCGACCGGCGTCCCCGCCCGGCGGGCCGAACGCAGGGCCCTGCGCCGCGAGTTCTGGCGGTTCACCGGTCCGCGCGCGATCGCCAGCGTGGCCCAGCTGGCCCTGCAACGAATCGACGTGCTGCTCGTGGCGGTGCTGGGGGGCCTGGTCCCGGCGGCGGTCTACGCGGTCGCGGGCCGCTTCGTCGTGCTGATCCAGTTCGCCAACCAGGGCATCTCCCAGTCCGTGCAGCCGCGCCTGGCCGAGGCGCTGGCCGTGGACGACCGGCGCACCGCCAACGACCTCTACCGGACCGCCACGGGCTGGCTCGTCCTGGTGACGTGGCCGGTCAACCTGCTGGTGATCTTCTTCGCGCCGGTGTGGCTGCGGCTGTTCGGCGACCGGTACGCGGCCGAGGGCGTCCCGGTCGTCGCCGTGCTGGCGGCCGCGATGCTGGTCGCCACCGGCTGCGGGATGGTCGACATGGTGCTCGCGATGGCCGGCCGCACCTCGTGGAACCTGGTCAACGTGCTCGTCGCGCTGGCCGTCACGGTTGCCCTCGACGTGCTGCTGATCCCCCGGTTCGGCGCTCTGGGCGCGGCGATCGGGCTGGCCTGCGCGATGGTCGTCAACAACCTGCTGCCGCTGATCCAGGTCGGGCGCTCGGCTGGGCTGCACCCGTTCGGCCGGGGCACCCGGGCCGCCGCGCTGCTCTCAGTCGTCTGCTTCGGCGCGCTCCCGTGGGCCCTGGTCGCCGTCACCGGCCGGGCCCTCGCGATGGTGATCGCCGTCCCCGCTTTCCTGGCCGGCACCTGGCTCCTGCGCGTCCCGCTCGCACTGGACGCGTTCCGACCGAATCGTTCGAACTCATGA
- a CDS encoding SAM-dependent methyltransferase: protein MTTDYTKVFQDTDAVEKYETITYAPDSYASQINERQQDYLRTLVRREFGELAPVQHDFACGTGRAIRTLHGLVREAHGYDTSAEMMAKAAQVGSRANWHQVAPDGPVPHPVPAGFPAIVTMFRLLLNVDETVRDRALAFAAKALPTADSGILVVENHGNAGSVRHLRARRHQGERWFAELSHEQVATLLDRHGFVIVERRGFSMITPSLHGNPVARAADAAVRRLPGSDAYAVNVLYTARRVHA, encoded by the coding sequence TTGACCACCGACTACACCAAGGTGTTCCAGGACACCGATGCCGTCGAGAAGTACGAGACGATCACGTACGCACCGGACAGCTACGCCTCGCAGATCAACGAACGGCAGCAGGACTACCTGCGCACGCTGGTGCGGCGCGAGTTCGGCGAGCTCGCCCCGGTGCAGCACGACTTCGCCTGCGGCACCGGCCGGGCCATCCGCACGCTGCACGGCCTGGTGCGCGAGGCCCACGGCTACGACACGTCGGCCGAGATGATGGCCAAGGCGGCCCAAGTCGGGTCGCGGGCCAACTGGCACCAGGTGGCGCCGGACGGGCCCGTGCCGCACCCGGTGCCGGCCGGCTTCCCGGCCATCGTGACGATGTTCCGGCTGCTGCTCAACGTCGACGAGACCGTACGGGACCGCGCGCTCGCCTTCGCCGCCAAGGCCCTGCCCACCGCCGACTCGGGCATCCTGGTCGTCGAGAACCACGGCAACGCCGGCTCCGTGCGGCACCTGCGGGCCCGCCGCCACCAGGGCGAGCGCTGGTTCGCCGAGCTCTCCCACGAGCAGGTCGCGACGCTGCTCGACCGGCACGGCTTCGTCATCGTCGAACGGCGCGGCTTCTCCATGATCACGCCGTCGCTGCACGGCAACCCGGTCGCGCGGGCCGCCGACGCCGCCGTGCGCCGGCTCCCGGGCAGCGACGCGTACGCGGTCAACGTCCTCTACACGGCCCGGCGTGTCCATGCGTAA
- a CDS encoding glycosyl hydrolase, whose protein sequence is MRKALVILAALTMLLSGCTKDEKPPQPPAPDLTSAPSGVAVNQGPFRSGPVAAPARGALFGAWIKPDALTHVGRLAAVDSLQADLGRPLKIVNTYRRFEQMVGTPSDKEFLARGATLMVSWATGDNRSILDGEHDDLIRKQARAVRKIKEPVLLRMRWEMDRPNLRATMWSGEDYIAAWKYVRAIFAQERATNVSWVWCPTAEGFIRGDAPAFYPGDDQVDWTCVDVYAGERFEPIGDLMAPFLTWAAARPKPIVIGEFGVAKAWGSAGRADWLKDARRTFKANPQIKAIAYFESDPEGNGPTKQFQLTGDTAAFREFHRMAKDPWFTPR, encoded by the coding sequence ATGCGTAAGGCCTTGGTGATCCTGGCCGCCCTGACCATGCTGCTGAGTGGCTGCACGAAGGACGAGAAGCCGCCGCAGCCGCCCGCGCCCGACCTGACGAGCGCACCCAGCGGCGTCGCCGTCAACCAGGGCCCGTTCCGGTCGGGGCCGGTGGCGGCGCCCGCGCGCGGGGCCCTGTTCGGGGCGTGGATCAAACCGGACGCGCTGACCCACGTGGGCCGGCTGGCCGCCGTCGACAGCCTGCAGGCCGACCTGGGCCGCCCGCTGAAGATCGTGAACACGTACCGGCGCTTCGAGCAGATGGTCGGCACCCCCTCGGACAAGGAGTTCCTGGCCCGCGGGGCGACGCTGATGGTCAGCTGGGCCACCGGCGACAACCGGTCCATCCTGGACGGCGAGCACGACGACCTGATCCGCAAACAGGCCCGCGCCGTCCGCAAGATCAAAGAACCGGTGCTGCTGCGGATGCGCTGGGAGATGGACCGGCCCAACCTGCGCGCGACCATGTGGTCGGGCGAGGACTACATCGCGGCCTGGAAATACGTACGGGCGATCTTCGCCCAGGAACGGGCGACCAACGTGTCGTGGGTGTGGTGCCCGACCGCCGAAGGCTTCATCCGGGGCGACGCCCCCGCGTTCTACCCCGGCGACGACCAGGTCGACTGGACGTGCGTCGACGTCTACGCGGGTGAACGCTTCGAGCCCATCGGCGACCTGATGGCGCCGTTCCTGACATGGGCCGCCGCGCGCCCCAAGCCCATCGTCATCGGTGAGTTCGGCGTGGCCAAGGCGTGGGGCTCGGCCGGCCGGGCCGACTGGCTCAAGGACGCCCGGCGCACCTTCAAGGCGAATCCGCAGATCAAGGCCATCGCCTACTTCGAGTCCGACCCCGAAGGCAACGGCCCGACCAAACAGTTCCAGCTCACCGGCGACACCGCGGCGTTCCGGGAGTTCCATCGGATGGCGAAGGACCCCTGGTTCACGCCGCGCTGA
- a CDS encoding glyoxalase, whose translation MGGMGFERLHHVQVLCPPGGEEQARAFYAGVLGLTELAKPAVLAARGGCWFRGGGWEIHVSPVSGFAPQQRAHPGVLVDDLDGLAATLEAAGRPVCWDPHFPGHRRFYSQDDHGNRLEFLEPVTE comes from the coding sequence ATGGGTGGCATGGGATTTGAGCGGCTCCATCACGTACAGGTGCTGTGTCCGCCCGGGGGAGAAGAGCAGGCCCGCGCCTTTTACGCCGGCGTGCTCGGCCTGACCGAACTGGCCAAGCCGGCCGTACTGGCGGCGCGTGGCGGCTGCTGGTTCCGGGGCGGCGGCTGGGAGATCCACGTCAGCCCGGTGTCCGGCTTCGCGCCGCAGCAGCGGGCTCATCCCGGTGTGCTGGTCGACGACCTCGACGGACTGGCCGCGACCCTGGAGGCGGCCGGCCGCCCGGTGTGCTGGGATCCTCACTTCCCGGGCCATCGGCGGTTCTACTCGCAGGACGACCACGGCAACCGGCTCGAGTTCCTGGAGCCGGTCACGGAGTGA
- a CDS encoding cutinase family protein — translation MGAALLMLAGLGVTAPEALAVEVPACGDVLFVGVRGSGQNVGMGSENLDLLRALVDGPEEITAYPLPYRASPVTTFVKPASGRADYLRSVRRGVRALEKLLRERTRDCPDERLVLSGFSQGAMVIHRVLQRARPATLEHIAAVALMADGDRAPGDRAVRVGSAPAAGRGVAQAYAGTFEARRAPLPAGPAVFSLCSRYDLVCDFTPLHRHSGPLFVTGFLVHLGYGRAEIEPLAVRIQRALAR, via the coding sequence ATGGGAGCCGCCCTCCTCATGCTGGCGGGACTGGGGGTCACCGCACCGGAGGCGCTCGCCGTGGAGGTGCCCGCGTGCGGGGACGTGCTCTTCGTCGGGGTGCGGGGGTCGGGGCAGAACGTGGGCATGGGGAGCGAGAACCTCGACCTGCTGCGTGCGCTCGTGGACGGGCCGGAGGAGATCACGGCGTATCCGCTGCCCTATCGGGCGTCGCCGGTCACCACGTTCGTCAAGCCGGCCAGTGGGCGGGCCGACTATCTGCGGAGCGTGCGCCGGGGCGTACGGGCTCTGGAGAAGCTGCTGCGGGAGCGCACGCGGGACTGCCCGGACGAGCGGCTCGTGCTGTCCGGGTTCTCGCAGGGGGCGATGGTGATCCATCGGGTGCTGCAGCGGGCCCGGCCGGCCACCCTGGAGCACATCGCGGCGGTGGCGTTGATGGCCGACGGGGACCGTGCGCCGGGCGACCGCGCCGTCCGGGTGGGCAGCGCGCCGGCCGCGGGCCGGGGTGTCGCGCAGGCGTACGCGGGAACGTTCGAGGCCCGCCGCGCGCCGCTGCCGGCCGGGCCCGCGGTGTTCAGCCTGTGCTCGCGGTACGACCTGGTCTGCGACTTCACGCCGCTGCACCGGCACAGCGGGCCGCTGTTCGTCACGGGGTTCCTCGTTCACCTCGGATACGGCCGGGCCGAGATCGAGCCGCTCGCCGTGCGGATTCAGCGGGCCCTGGCGCGCTGA
- a CDS encoding WecB/TagA/CpsF family glycosyltransferase — MSVEAFDRVELDGTGIDRITEAEVVAVVRDALAHGRGGRIFTPNVDILRRAQRDDECRRHLQDADLVVADGMPLIWASKLSGAPLPERVAGSSLIWSLSAGLGLDQRSIFVLGGTPAADDATADGATRAADRLLAACPGLRVAGTSCPPYGFDNDPLTYSDHCAKVVDARPDLVFVGLGYPKQERFISRLRSELPQTWFIGCGAAVNFVAGDIERAPRWMQRTGLEWAHRLGTEPRRLAGRYLRHDAPYALRLLAQAPAQRARAR, encoded by the coding sequence GTGTCAGTCGAGGCTTTCGACCGCGTCGAGCTGGACGGAACCGGCATCGATCGGATCACCGAGGCCGAGGTCGTGGCCGTGGTGCGGGACGCCCTCGCGCACGGCCGGGGCGGGCGGATCTTCACCCCGAACGTCGACATCCTGCGCCGGGCCCAGCGCGACGACGAGTGCCGGCGCCACCTCCAGGACGCCGACCTGGTCGTGGCCGACGGCATGCCGCTGATCTGGGCCAGCAAACTGAGCGGGGCGCCGCTGCCCGAGCGGGTGGCGGGCAGCAGCCTGATCTGGTCGCTGTCGGCCGGGCTGGGCCTCGACCAGCGCTCGATCTTCGTGCTCGGCGGCACCCCCGCGGCCGATGACGCCACGGCCGACGGCGCGACCCGGGCTGCCGACCGGTTGCTGGCCGCCTGCCCCGGCCTGCGCGTGGCCGGGACGTCGTGCCCGCCCTACGGATTCGACAACGACCCGCTGACGTACTCCGACCACTGCGCGAAGGTCGTCGACGCGCGCCCCGACCTGGTGTTCGTCGGGCTCGGCTACCCCAAGCAGGAGCGCTTCATCTCACGGCTGCGCTCCGAACTGCCGCAGACCTGGTTCATCGGCTGCGGCGCGGCGGTCAACTTCGTGGCCGGCGACATCGAACGCGCACCCCGCTGGATGCAGCGCACCGGCCTGGAATGGGCGCACCGGCTCGGCACCGAACCCCGCCGGCTGGCCGGACGCTACCTGCGCCACGACGCCCCGTACGCGTTGCGGCTGCTGGCCCAGGCCCCGGCTCAGCGCGCCAGGGCCCGCTGA